From one bacterium genomic stretch:
- the ligA gene encoding NAD-dependent DNA ligase LigA: MSMKRWEKMSVAELEAEVRRHNRLYFVKHTPEIPDMEFDRLVEILRSKAPDSQALTEIVSDVRPAGVKVRHAAPMLSLDKCYDDEALMDWASKFAGDVIASPKIDGVAVSIRYDKSGAIVLAATRGDGVEGERITENVKQIKSVPGEAKGLARLGDEDGAEVRGEIYMPLSIFKRYEAEFANPRNLAAGAVKQKDPKKTGDYSLSFFAYDLRGTKIKTEHEKLAALAKEGFTTIEWRRVSREEMQKAFDHFQGKRASYDFETDGVVFKADCVDEQERLGDTAHHPRFAIAYKFQGDSGVTTLTEVEWSVSRTGAITPVAIVEPVELSGAMVSRASMHNLGIVREFIENGLGIGAQVVMMRRGGVIPHVEKVEKPGKGTIEIPPKCPSCGAAVREEDDFLYCTNAKSCVRAKIAELEHFVKAVGIDGFGEKLLEKLYESGEVTEPADFYELKVGDLLEFERMGKTLAAKLVSNVQARSRIPLGVFLEGLGIRELGRHAAKILEGFGSLDKVLSLTEEELSQVKTIGPVIAREVVEGLKARRKLIRKLLKHVVVTADERPKTAGLLDGKNFLFTGKLLAMERSEAQKLVEGHGGVAAESMTKEIDYLVVGDGGGAGSKLAKAKKLQGKGGRVQIIGEKEFMRMIRS, translated from the coding sequence ATGTCGATGAAGAGATGGGAAAAGATGAGCGTCGCGGAGCTGGAGGCCGAGGTCCGCCGCCACAACCGCCTATATTTTGTGAAACATACGCCCGAGATCCCTGACATGGAGTTCGACAGGCTCGTCGAGATCCTGCGATCCAAAGCCCCGGACTCGCAGGCGCTCACTGAGATCGTCTCCGACGTAAGGCCCGCTGGCGTCAAGGTCCGCCATGCTGCGCCCATGCTCTCGCTGGACAAGTGCTACGACGACGAGGCGCTCATGGACTGGGCCTCGAAGTTCGCGGGCGACGTGATAGCCAGCCCCAAGATAGACGGCGTAGCGGTAAGCATCCGCTACGACAAATCCGGGGCCATCGTCCTCGCAGCGACGCGCGGCGACGGGGTCGAGGGTGAGCGGATAACCGAGAATGTGAAACAGATAAAGAGCGTCCCCGGCGAGGCAAAGGGCCTTGCGAGGCTGGGCGATGAGGATGGGGCAGAGGTCAGGGGCGAGATCTACATGCCGCTGTCGATATTCAAGAGGTACGAGGCTGAATTCGCCAATCCCCGCAATCTGGCTGCAGGAGCCGTGAAGCAGAAGGACCCGAAAAAGACCGGCGATTATTCGCTCTCCTTCTTCGCGTACGACCTTCGCGGCACGAAGATAAAGACCGAGCACGAGAAGCTCGCAGCGCTCGCGAAGGAGGGCTTCACGACCATCGAGTGGCGCAGGGTCTCGCGTGAGGAGATGCAGAAGGCATTCGATCACTTCCAGGGGAAGCGCGCATCCTACGACTTCGAGACGGACGGCGTGGTCTTCAAGGCCGACTGCGTGGATGAGCAGGAGAGGCTGGGCGATACGGCGCACCACCCGCGCTTTGCGATCGCCTACAAGTTTCAGGGGGACTCCGGCGTCACTACTCTTACAGAGGTGGAGTGGAGCGTGTCGCGCACAGGCGCGATAACTCCTGTGGCGATCGTGGAGCCAGTGGAGCTCTCGGGCGCGATGGTCTCGCGCGCCTCCATGCACAACCTGGGCATCGTGCGCGAGTTCATCGAAAATGGGCTCGGGATCGGCGCGCAGGTGGTGATGATGAGGCGCGGAGGTGTGATCCCTCACGTCGAGAAGGTCGAGAAGCCGGGGAAAGGCACGATCGAGATACCCCCAAAATGCCCCTCGTGCGGCGCTGCCGTGCGCGAGGAGGATGACTTTCTCTACTGTACGAACGCAAAGTCCTGCGTGCGCGCAAAGATCGCCGAGCTAGAGCACTTCGTGAAGGCAGTCGGCATAGACGGATTCGGCGAGAAGCTTCTCGAGAAGCTCTATGAGAGCGGAGAGGTGACAGAGCCGGCCGACTTCTACGAGCTCAAGGTCGGGGATCTTTTGGAGTTCGAGCGCATGGGAAAGACGCTGGCCGCCAAGCTCGTGAGCAACGTGCAGGCCAGGAGCCGCATCCCGCTCGGGGTGTTTCTTGAGGGCCTGGGCATCCGGGAGCTCGGGAGGCACGCTGCAAAGATACTCGAGGGTTTCGGCTCGCTGGACAAAGTGCTTTCCCTCACAGAGGAGGAACTCTCGCAGGTGAAGACGATCGGGCCGGTCATCGCGCGCGAGGTGGTGGAGGGGCTCAAGGCCAGGCGCAAGCTGATCCGCAAGCTCCTCAAACACGTCGTGGTGACGGCGGATGAGAGGCCGAAGACTGCCGGGCTCCTGGATGGAAAGAACTTCCTCTTCACCGGCAAGCTCCTCGCCATGGAGCGCAGCGAAGCGCAGAAGCTCGTGGAGGGGCACGGAGGCGTGGCCGCCGAATCAATGACAAAGGAGATCGACTACCTCGTTGTCGGCGACGGCGGCGGCGCGGGTTCGAAACTCGCGAAGGCGAAGAAACTTCAGGGGAAGGGCGGGAGGGTTCAGATAATAGGCGAGAAGGAATTCATGCGGATGATAAGGAGCTGA